A section of the Naumovozyma dairenensis CBS 421 chromosome 5, complete genome genome encodes:
- the BEM3 gene encoding GTPase-activating protein BEM3 (similar to Saccharomyces cerevisiae BEM3 (YPL115C); ancestral locus Anc_8.605), with translation MSEQPNGSATLELLAQYDNHISERDKTIEYIERTTDPTNDNKPTYDELFKENVKLKLLVQEYETEIDSLKKTISLLRENRKSVNSESLDVILDQSSSISKDSDATRQSLTLPPRSDRRSNTKNLSIPIPQSTSTSSQLDSAQKPQVDIITTTTNNDSHHNTKLLNAARFISSPHKITKLQESLSSPATSVTYTTSRITIKSPRNSVESPLQNKMGSPQNPNRVTSVINNHIHSPLRGNSQFSTDDLNNGAFKEEILDTRRTLSNEVISSVRSPSTYSDSKSPLAHLRRSTSSGKKSMEFSPNSKAKLNNFAQLLDTSFGEEEEAEMEEAKEEKERLKEHEELVGTAPLLPKENNDDQPLPKNLEKDLETNNSVNPYRDGKPQLSRISAPVLTPVSEKHINMTPTFNRLGSPLILNRKTNMINGTPSSNNTTGTSPRQGFSNFSISEGTEDTNASTISSSTKKQNILNDLLHVKISSHHSDSNASTPNTTEDTASNQTLSVQQEKSKTENVRSVSDTASSLKSDIPLFVQPTELFTVRIEILSTLYNENKEEHDLNRYEENYILFGIIDKNTGKEMFKFSKTINKVRELDVYLKSHLTSNKLVTIPNLPDRSFFNSNLPIRIDQRREILNKYFESLFDAVPKLPPNVSLKIAQFISTDTAMNPLDLGDTIKEGYLLIRKPKTLSNANNWKTRYCILTENTLQFFNKGQLFETIRLKGAMMELLPNLPDDKYGTKNGFLINEHRKSGLSSTTKYFLCTETSKERELWISAISQFLENSFSLNIAERRLSTGSDRLYVTDLTSEVTSNSTESNTGISSQTATYEPFLESIEDDKEVRRNKKRSFFPFKKLTGIDYDNIPPHDLELKSPTKSSVRSVDLNNQTLVPSISGTNSHSYMPQSATVFGSSLNDCLKLSSHTYQRKYEIPSVVYRCLEYLYKNRGVQEEGIFRLSGSSTLIKTLQEKFDQEYDIDLCQYNETIADPNGDEVSTLVSVNTISGLLKLYLRKLPHMIFGDEQYLPLKKIIDDNHDDPLNTALQLREVVANGEIPKENLSLMYALFELLVKINANNKLNKMNVRNLCIVFSPTLNIPITLLQPFIVDFACIFQGAEPIDGSQREQLDINIPQL, from the coding sequence TACCACCAAGATCGGACAGGAGAAGTAATACCAAAAATCTCAGCATTCCAATACCACAATCCACCTCTACCTCAAGTCAACTGGACTCTGCTCAAAAGCCTCAAGTAGACATTATTACGACGACCACTAATAACGATTCTCATCATAACACTAAGTTACTGAATGCAGCCAGATTCATTTCTAGCCCTCacaaaattacaaaattacaagaatcCTTGTCAAGTCCGGCAACGTCTGTAACATACACAACTTCAAGAATTACTATTAAATCACCAAGAAATTCGGTAGAATCTcctttacaaaataaaatgggTTCTCCTCAAAATCCAAATAGAGTTACCTCTGTAATAAACAATCATATCCATTCACCTTTAAGGGGTAACTCGCAATTTAGTACAGATGACTTGAATAACGGAGCTTTCAAAGAGGAAATACTCGATACCAGAAGAACTCTCTCAAATGAAGTTATCTCATCCGTAAGAAGTCCTTCAACATATTCTGATTCCAAAAGTCCATTAGCTCATTTAAGAAGGAGTACTTCGTCTGGGAAGAAAAGTATGGAGTTCTCTCCAAATTCCAAAGCAAAACTAAATAATTTCGCCCAATTGTTGGATACTTCATTCGgcgaagaagaagaggcAGAAATGGAAGAAGCCaaggaagaaaaggaaaggTTGAAGGAGCATGAAGAGCTGGTAGGCACAGCTCCATTACTCCCTAAGGAAAATAACGATGATCAACCATTACCAAAGAATTTAGAGAAAGATTTAGAGACGAATAATTCAGTTAACCCATACAGAGACGGAAAACCACAACTAAGCCGCATATCTGCCCCTGTACTTACGCCTGTTTCTGAAAAGCATATCAACATGACCCCGACATTCAATAGGTTGGGATCTCCTCTTATTTTGAACAGGAAGACTAATATGATTAATGGGACTCCTAGTAGCAATAACACAACTGGCACGTCCCCTAGACAGGGATTCTCCAATTTCTCGATATCTGAAGGGACTGAGGATACTAATGCATCAACGATTTCATCATCGACGAAGAAACAGAACATTTTGAATGACTTATTACACGTTAAAATTTCTTCTCATCACAGTGATTCGAATGCCTCAACCCCGAATACTACCGAGGATACCGCGAGTAACCAGACGTTGTCTGTTCAACaggaaaaatcaaaaacagAGAATGTTAGGTCGGTTTCCGATACTGCATCGTCTCTGAAATCAGATATTCCCTTATTCGTTCAGCCTACTGAACTCTTTACGGtaagaattgaaattttaagcacattatataatgaaaataaagagGAACATGATCTGAACAgatatgaagaaaattatattctttttggTATTATAGACAAGAACACTGGTAAGGAAATgtttaaattttcaaagacAATCAATAAAGTGAGAGAATTAGACGTATATTTAAAATCTCATTTAACTTCAAACAAATTAGTAACGATACCAAACTTACCTGATAGgagtttcttcaattcaaaTCTTCCAATACGTATAGATCAACGAAgagaaatattgaataaatattttgagtCTCTTTTTGATGCCGTGCCTAAATTGCCACCAAAtgtttcattgaaaattgcCCAATTCATAAGTACTGATACGGCGATGAACCCATTAGATCTAGGTGATACAATTAAAGAAggatatttattaattagGAAACCAAAAACTTTATCCAACGCTAACAATTGGAAGACGAGATATTGTATATTAACTGAAAATACATTACagtttttcaataaagGACAATTGTTCGAGACGATACGACTAAAAGGGGCAATGATGGAATTACTGCCGAATCTACCTGATGATAAGTATGGAACGAAGAACGGctttttaattaatgaacaTAGGAAAAGCGGATTATCTTCAACTaccaaatatttcttatGCACAGAAACTTCCAAGGAACGTGAATTATGGATTTCTGCTATTAGTCAGTTTTTGGAAAACTCGTTCTCATTGAATATTGCAGAGCGGAGATTATCAACAGGGTCAGATCGATTATATGTCACCGATTTAACATCTGAAGTGACATCTAATTCAACCGAAAGCAACACAGGTATCAGTTCACAAACCGCAACGTATGAGCCTTTCTTAGAAAGtatagaagatgataagGAAGTTAGAAGAAATAAGAAGCGAAGCTTTTTCCCGTTCAAGAAACTTACTGGAATAGATTATGATAATATCCCTCCACATGATCTTGAACTTAAATCCCCAACGAAATCTTCAGTAAGATCTGTAGATTTGAATAACCAAACCTTAGTGCCATCAATCTCTGGAACCAACAGCCATTCATATATGCCTCAGTCTGCCACAGTCTTTGGTTCATCCTTAAATGATTGTTTAAAATTAAGTTCGCACACAtaccaaagaaaatatgaaataCCGAGTGTTGTATATCGATGtttggaatatttatataagaACCGTGGTGTCCAAGAAGAAGGTATTTTCAGACTAAGCGGCTCAAGTACATTAATCAAAAcattacaagaaaaatttgacCAAGAGTACGATATTGATTTATGCCAATACAATGAAACAATCGCCGATCCTAATGGCGACGAAGTTTCTACTTTAGTAAGTGTAAATACAATCTCAGGGTTACTAAAGCTTTATTTGAGAAAATTACCCCATATGATATTCGGTGATGAACAATATTTaccattaaagaaaattatagaTGACAATCATGACGACCCACTAAATACTGCTTTACAATTAAGAGAAGTTGTTGCAAATGGTGAAATACCGAAAGAAAATTTGTCCCTAATGTATGCATTGTTTGAGTTACTGGTAAAAATTAAtgctaataataaactaaataaaatgaacGTAAGAAATCTTTGTATTGTTTTCTCTCCCACTTTGAATATCCCTATCACTTTGTTACAGCCATTTATTGTGGATTTTGCTTGTATTTTCCAAGGTGCTGAACCAATAGATGGATCGCAAAGGGAGCAGTtagatattaatattccACAATTATAG